A window from Candidatus Arthromitus sp. SFB-rat-Yit encodes these proteins:
- a CDS encoding helicase — protein sequence MSDSLKRYQDVSINFSLDNKTIYLDNIYNEDFLDLYVLKSYNEDIYSNFINFIFSDSIEVLKIIEDPLTWQSDKLFKIKEEVNKIKKDKLSKFEESHDFPNIKDYEIFLDNFYKGNVSKNLDLVNIQYSNMNNVSLNLDKLCKGNKRSDLYIGYPFIEGYIDNVGFVRMPFFLIPVEVFSENNEWFIRKMLKRKIKINRYLIIIFQRILKRKNLEIKLDYDFNRDFKKDVLKVSLDFLKSLDIGFHNNDVILDNKFDEFLGMIRNLGSDKSDLDIKNYLVLGRFDVIGNKYEDYESLIYTDMSKTLVGRLISNDCDNKDNYKEDIYKEIYVKDKLDFDQKKSICLSDDSYITLINSNLDIGKDTTVTNFIFDKICKNKSLLVVSKNKEYLKKLYNEFSSTKPIIMDLFQSNFYQKFYRSFDRMLNFKKNSDITREFNEILDGINKNYRFIEDSNEIYNKIENFGLSLKDMYELTMNLGDNDIDKVSFSKFKLNNPVSGCTFDEIIGAIDKIKDENLIDIFISHKEYLNKHKILNSIREDFNFDDVNLYLGRLKSLREKYDKLSLDIDQNKCSESVVELFKENSFTKNEIIDKCFKCNEHYIESDKYDNSDVSEFWIKSLWFGKNNKKSTEVNKRALIDTEMYYEAVKKIDFDISFIKDIVKHDKFEFIRERVFSFNDITYFLDNLIEMMDSFHEFIEYSYKIKNFTTLVNDILEYVYNNSISEKMMKDNLDKILKFSIFVNISRRHSKHGDALENYKMVDRYFNNLIELFDKRASVLEKFILNNVMSEAKESLIGTDDKINKNDFSNISKYLIKDFINTFNKECLKLFPCFLVDYEEVFSRIPLIEGLFDYVVFVDGHNYFLEEIIPIVYRGKKMVIFGSDNQIDCSSRSYNIISRDVIEVSNNVFKFLGDKFNRVDLKYTYTSGNEIFRDISNCLFKTKDIISLPKDRKYSYMDNPFMIFTIGNKDIENINEYEAKFVVDLLFKHLKVKEYEESIGIVTINRNHADLIKNVIKDRLKLDEEFNFLYNKECKKYKSNDGIYITSISEISYKKIDIVIFSLGGERNLENEIEIKFNDIENQNCRNKLNMFLMMTQCEMDIVTSLSISDIENKEYFNENINVLKKYLNYANEIYSGNMIKVMDELNYGEKFDNKSTKILDIIHDKLVDRGLIVEKNFGTQFYKFDFAIYDKDLKKYILFVEFESSIIQKFKDKPERYVDCFIYFDKLGYNVLKIWSRDLWSDIDFQVENIIYNYFLVRDKLLKLRSKNILVENLINKHTILSKFVDIIENRRIELICENSGNKSLIKR from the coding sequence ATGAGTGATAGTTTGAAAAGATATCAAGATGTTTCTATTAATTTTAGTTTAGATAATAAGACAATATATTTAGATAACATTTATAATGAGGATTTTTTAGACTTATATGTTTTGAAAAGTTATAACGAAGATATTTATTCTAATTTTATTAATTTTATATTTTCAGATAGTATTGAGGTATTAAAGATTATTGAGGATCCTTTAACTTGGCAGAGTGATAAATTATTTAAAATTAAGGAAGAAGTAAATAAAATAAAAAAAGATAAGCTTAGTAAATTTGAGGAAAGCCATGATTTCCCAAATATAAAGGATTATGAGATATTTTTGGATAATTTTTATAAAGGCAATGTAAGCAAAAATTTGGATTTAGTAAATATCCAATATAGCAATATGAATAACGTAAGTTTAAATTTAGATAAGTTGTGTAAAGGTAATAAAAGAAGTGATTTGTATATAGGATATCCATTTATTGAAGGGTATATTGATAATGTAGGTTTTGTTCGTATGCCATTTTTTCTTATACCTGTCGAAGTATTTAGTGAGAATAATGAGTGGTTTATCAGAAAAATGCTTAAAAGAAAGATAAAGATAAATAGGTATTTGATTATTATATTTCAAAGAATTCTTAAACGTAAAAATTTAGAAATTAAACTTGATTATGATTTCAATAGAGATTTTAAAAAAGATGTGTTAAAAGTATCATTAGATTTTTTAAAAAGTTTAGATATTGGATTTCATAATAATGATGTAATTTTAGACAATAAGTTTGATGAATTTTTGGGTATGATACGGAACTTAGGTAGTGATAAGTCTGATCTTGATATTAAAAATTATTTAGTTTTGGGTAGGTTTGATGTAATAGGAAATAAGTATGAGGATTATGAATCACTTATTTATACAGATATGTCTAAAACTCTTGTAGGAAGACTGATTTCTAATGATTGTGATAATAAAGATAATTATAAAGAAGATATATATAAAGAAATTTATGTTAAAGATAAATTGGATTTTGATCAAAAGAAGTCTATTTGTTTAAGTGATGATAGCTATATTACACTTATAAATTCAAATTTAGATATAGGAAAAGATACTACGGTAACTAATTTTATATTTGATAAAATATGTAAAAATAAAAGTTTACTTGTAGTTTCTAAAAATAAGGAATATTTGAAAAAATTATACAATGAATTTTCTTCTACAAAACCTATTATTATGGATTTATTTCAAAGCAATTTCTATCAAAAATTTTATAGGAGTTTTGATAGAATGCTTAATTTTAAAAAAAATTCAGATATAACTAGAGAATTTAATGAAATTTTGGATGGTATTAATAAGAATTATCGTTTTATAGAAGATTCAAATGAAATTTATAATAAAATAGAAAATTTTGGTTTATCGCTTAAAGATATGTATGAGTTAACAATGAATTTAGGTGATAATGATATCGATAAGGTATCGTTTTCTAAATTTAAATTAAATAATCCTGTTTCAGGTTGTACATTTGATGAAATTATTGGTGCAATTGATAAAATTAAAGATGAGAATTTAATTGATATTTTTATATCGCATAAAGAGTATTTGAATAAACATAAAATTCTAAATTCTATAAGAGAAGATTTTAATTTTGATGATGTCAATTTATATTTAGGTAGATTAAAATCACTTAGAGAAAAATATGATAAGTTGTCCTTGGATATTGATCAAAATAAATGTAGTGAGAGTGTAGTTGAATTATTTAAGGAAAATAGTTTTACAAAAAATGAGATTATAGATAAGTGTTTTAAATGTAATGAACATTATATTGAATCTGATAAGTATGATAATTCTGATGTTTCAGAATTTTGGATTAAAAGTTTATGGTTTGGGAAAAACAATAAAAAAAGTACAGAAGTTAATAAGCGAGCTTTGATAGATACTGAAATGTATTATGAGGCTGTAAAAAAGATTGATTTTGATATAAGTTTTATTAAAGATATAGTAAAGCATGATAAATTTGAATTTATCAGGGAGAGGGTATTTAGTTTTAACGATATAACTTATTTTTTAGATAATTTAATAGAAATGATGGATAGTTTTCACGAATTTATAGAGTATAGTTATAAAATTAAAAATTTTACCACACTTGTGAATGATATCTTGGAGTATGTATATAACAACTCAATTAGCGAGAAAATGATGAAAGATAATTTAGATAAAATTTTAAAATTTTCTATATTTGTAAATATTTCAAGAAGACATAGTAAACACGGTGATGCACTTGAAAATTATAAAATGGTTGATAGATATTTTAACAATCTTATAGAATTATTTGATAAAAGAGCGAGTGTATTAGAAAAATTCATACTAAATAATGTTATGAGTGAAGCGAAAGAGAGTTTAATTGGTACGGATGATAAAATAAACAAAAATGATTTTTCGAATATTTCCAAATATTTAATTAAAGATTTTATAAATACTTTTAATAAAGAATGTTTAAAATTATTTCCATGCTTTTTAGTTGATTACGAAGAAGTATTTTCTAGAATACCTTTAATTGAAGGTTTATTTGACTATGTAGTTTTTGTAGATGGGCACAATTATTTTTTAGAGGAAATTATACCTATAGTATATAGAGGGAAAAAGATGGTTATATTTGGTAGCGATAACCAAATTGATTGTAGTAGTAGGAGTTATAATATAATATCTCGTGATGTTATAGAAGTTTCAAATAATGTATTTAAATTTTTGGGTGATAAATTTAATAGAGTAGATTTAAAATATACGTATACATCTGGTAATGAAATTTTTAGAGATATATCAAATTGTTTATTCAAAACAAAAGATATTATTTCGTTACCTAAGGATAGAAAATACTCATATATGGATAATCCGTTTATGATATTTACTATAGGCAATAAAGATATAGAAAATATAAATGAATATGAAGCGAAATTTGTTGTAGATCTTTTGTTCAAGCATTTAAAAGTTAAAGAATACGAGGAATCCATTGGGATAGTTACAATAAATAGAAATCATGCAGATTTAATTAAAAATGTAATCAAGGATAGATTAAAGTTAGATGAAGAATTTAATTTTTTGTATAATAAGGAGTGTAAAAAATACAAATCAAATGATGGAATATATATAACAAGCATTTCTGAAATTTCATATAAGAAGATAGATATTGTAATATTTTCTTTAGGTGGCGAGAGAAATCTAGAAAATGAGATAGAAATTAAATTTAATGATATAGAAAATCAAAATTGTAGAAATAAATTAAACATGTTTTTGATGATGACTCAATGTGAAATGGATATAGTTACATCACTTAGTATAAGCGATATAGAAAATAAGGAATATTTTAATGAAAATATAAATGTTTTGAAGAAATATTTAAACTATGCTAATGAAATTTATAGTGGTAATATGATTAAAGTTATGGATGAATTAAATTATGGTGAGAAATTTGATAATAAATCTACCAAGATATTAGATATTATACATGATAAGCTAGTTGATAGAGGACTTATTGTAGAGAAAAATTTTGGAACGCAATTTTACAAATTTGATTTTGCAATATATGACAAAGATCTTAAAAAGTATATTTTATTTGTGGAATTTGAATCTAGTATAATTCAAAAATTTAAAGATAAACCAGAAAGATACGTAGATTGTTTTATTTATTTTGATAAACTTGGATACAATGTTTTAAAAATTTGGAGCAGAGATTTATGGAGCGATATAGATTTCCAGGTTGAAAATATAATTTATAATTATTTTTTAGTTAGAGATAAATTATTGAAATTGAGGTCTAAAAATATTTTAGTAGAAAATTTAATTAATAAACATACGATCTTAAGTAAATTTGTAGATATTATTGAAAATAGACGAATAGAGTTGATTTGTGAAAATAGTGGAAATAAAAGTTTGATAAAAAGATAG
- a CDS encoding FtsK/SpoIIIE domain-containing protein, with the protein MKRVKIYVFYKNKFIEWDIESFQNSSIEFLLDKDITLFSRNYSFHFEYENGNYILKPFNEFELIYKDQKLNSKLILDGDVIICDLIGDKSKVILFIQYEDFLGCSFYKCKLNGISQIKIGKNNYADITYSNSNLLDYHIILNFKKNSAELISNAGGCYLNNIKTLSGKVLFGDIIFIYGLKIVYLGDYIAVNNPNGKVTSSLKFSNDDIEEMEMIKSTNISRGVEDDSKVYLDLDEIIEFRVDPPVVRDYNLLKILCIGLIPLSVIGVVICVLTFNYIEASYIYSIIVGAAGSLIVILLLCLLMYFRVNNTRQKEKYDSYLNDKFKEISVIKEEWVRALSQRYPKAIDCYESVINFDNNVWNRVCRENNLLSLTIGQSESYFGNLKILTENAKDNKLFDSHKILKKVPITIPLKKINKLSVVSDMHKNYDVFKNFVVQLTSNNSYKDLKIVTIASKDHEENINFVKLIPHAYSDKNDFRYFAVNDDEVIDVLHNLRKIIRERKNILKQNPKYVFRTSYIVFLFYNFTIPMDQFLNYIKSVGSPLNIHFVIFTINKKDIPECFKYILDVAEKDQTLYNVRENGIKKVVLPYDYGDIANLIDMDKFTNALSKIKLITDGMVKGFESKSIYDLYEISSVKDLNIEERWRKNKLLSSLNIPVATKDLKDVFTLNIHEKHDGINGIIFGESGVGKTELLKNIILSYSINLSPNLLNFIIVKSNYNIKFNNFIHLPHVLDILDKEDLSEKNRLIDLIKNEVGKRQKLFDSIGVKDIDSYLNIYESYSDITVISHLVIVIDDVCDDDINFIDELSQMYSSMLSTGIHIIVSSNCVSSFVEKENILNNFDFKICFRLSDVKDLFEIMGENETLNSNSTGKFNVRLSDSVVVNNVQNVYSNYYVEDHTEQLGIELVNNCGTVNKKIVRSNEINEFVLQEDEIINEIINLSSDINMVNMSPFNSSLRYLSLHDLSGYNSNFNGFMWTESDKPCDAIVGVVDDPKYQVQRFLSVDFKNVGNLFVFGSPGTGKSNLIKTLIYSLCCEYKESNLNVYIVDPNTRNTDCFGYAPHVKNIAYTKNEINSLFRKILEEFELRKKIFDNLDISTIDQYKLRVGEELPNIVLTIDSIQEILDDKWDYMKFIRMIARDGKFYGIYVCITSSEYGNTEINLSEYFDNKFVLRFNDESLYKKILGKDYKIDSKFKGRGIVNYSDSLGERILEFQIALPMMSNNDVDLNNKLKRLFTHMNEVNNKIYLGSEIMDALECEEIKEDNSNNNDNDQVKNLNSYLNDFIDNYNNLCVVCDLENNDDVLYDINKAVGEKGIKSYFFQNRDLNENEVEELINWMDSISDESVFVIISNIEGLISSCNDRMIELFNSILKRESRKMYFITSIYKTSNVNEKCSEVIDLLISNGASMIINDDRSATILYKSQKDLIKIN; encoded by the coding sequence ATGAAAAGGGTAAAAATTTATGTTTTCTATAAAAATAAATTTATAGAATGGGATATTGAAAGTTTCCAAAATAGTTCTATTGAATTTTTATTGGATAAAGATATAACTTTATTTTCTAGAAATTATTCATTTCATTTTGAATATGAGAATGGGAATTATATATTAAAACCTTTTAATGAATTTGAACTCATCTATAAAGATCAAAAATTAAATTCAAAATTAATTTTAGATGGAGATGTAATTATCTGTGATTTAATTGGGGATAAATCTAAGGTTATTTTATTTATACAGTATGAGGATTTTTTAGGTTGTAGTTTTTATAAGTGTAAGTTAAACGGGATTTCACAGATAAAGATTGGGAAAAATAATTATGCAGATATCACATATTCTAACTCTAATTTATTAGATTACCATATTATTTTAAATTTTAAGAAAAATAGTGCAGAGCTTATAAGCAATGCTGGAGGATGTTATTTAAATAATATAAAGACTTTAAGTGGAAAAGTTTTATTTGGAGATATAATTTTTATTTATGGGCTCAAGATCGTTTATTTAGGGGATTATATTGCTGTAAATAATCCAAATGGAAAAGTAACTTCTAGCTTAAAGTTTTCTAATGATGATATTGAAGAAATGGAAATGATAAAATCTACTAATATTAGTAGAGGAGTCGAGGATGATAGCAAGGTTTACTTGGATTTAGATGAAATTATAGAATTTCGAGTTGATCCTCCTGTTGTTCGTGATTATAATCTTTTGAAAATTTTATGTATTGGATTAATTCCACTAAGTGTGATAGGCGTAGTAATTTGTGTTTTGACTTTCAATTATATAGAGGCAAGTTATATTTATTCTATTATAGTTGGGGCAGCAGGTTCTTTGATTGTTATACTTCTTTTGTGTTTGTTAATGTATTTTAGAGTTAATAATACAAGGCAAAAAGAGAAGTACGATTCATATTTAAATGATAAATTTAAAGAAATATCGGTGATTAAAGAAGAATGGGTGAGAGCTTTATCCCAAAGATATCCAAAAGCTATTGACTGTTATGAAAGCGTTATTAATTTTGATAATAATGTTTGGAATAGGGTTTGTAGAGAAAATAATTTGTTGAGCTTGACAATAGGGCAAAGTGAATCTTATTTTGGAAATTTAAAAATTTTAACTGAAAATGCTAAAGATAATAAACTTTTCGATTCCCATAAGATACTTAAGAAAGTACCGATAACCATACCTCTTAAAAAGATAAATAAACTTTCGGTTGTATCTGATATGCATAAAAATTATGATGTATTTAAAAATTTTGTAGTGCAACTTACAAGCAATAATTCATATAAAGATTTAAAAATTGTTACAATTGCATCAAAAGATCATGAAGAAAACATAAATTTTGTAAAATTAATCCCGCATGCTTATTCTGATAAAAATGATTTTAGATATTTTGCCGTAAACGATGATGAAGTAATTGACGTTTTACATAATTTACGCAAAATAATACGAGAGAGAAAAAATATTCTAAAACAAAATCCTAAGTACGTTTTTAGAACATCTTATATTGTTTTCTTATTCTATAATTTTACAATTCCGATGGATCAGTTTTTAAATTATATAAAAAGTGTTGGAAGTCCATTAAATATTCATTTTGTAATTTTCACAATTAACAAAAAAGATATTCCTGAATGTTTTAAATATATACTTGATGTGGCTGAAAAAGATCAGACTCTTTATAATGTCCGAGAAAATGGAATTAAGAAGGTTGTTTTACCTTATGACTATGGTGATATTGCTAATTTGATTGATATGGACAAGTTCACAAATGCATTATCTAAGATAAAATTAATTACAGATGGAATGGTTAAAGGATTTGAAAGTAAATCAATTTATGATTTATATGAAATTTCTTCAGTTAAAGATTTAAATATTGAAGAAAGATGGAGAAAAAATAAATTATTAAGTTCTCTGAATATACCAGTTGCTACTAAGGATTTAAAAGATGTATTTACGCTTAATATACATGAAAAACATGATGGTATAAATGGAATAATATTTGGCGAAAGTGGCGTTGGAAAGACTGAACTATTGAAAAATATAATACTTTCATATTCAATAAATTTAAGTCCAAATTTGTTGAATTTTATAATTGTTAAATCAAACTACAATATTAAATTTAATAATTTTATACATCTCCCTCATGTCCTCGATATTTTGGACAAGGAGGATCTTTCAGAAAAGAATAGATTGATAGATCTTATTAAAAATGAAGTTGGTAAGAGGCAAAAATTATTCGATAGTATAGGTGTTAAAGATATAGATTCATATTTAAACATCTATGAAAGTTATTCAGATATTACGGTGATTTCACATTTAGTCATTGTTATAGATGATGTTTGTGATGATGATATTAATTTTATAGATGAGTTATCTCAAATGTATTCATCAATGCTTAGTACAGGGATTCATATTATTGTATCTTCTAATTGTGTTAGCTCATTTGTTGAAAAAGAGAATATTTTAAATAATTTTGATTTTAAAATATGTTTTAGGTTATCCGATGTTAAAGATTTATTTGAAATTATGGGAGAAAATGAAACCTTAAATTCGAATTCTACGGGTAAATTTAATGTAAGATTGTCGGATAGTGTTGTAGTTAATAATGTTCAAAATGTATATTCAAATTATTATGTTGAAGATCATACAGAACAATTAGGAATAGAACTTGTAAATAATTGTGGTACTGTTAATAAAAAAATCGTAAGGTCAAATGAAATAAATGAATTTGTACTTCAAGAGGATGAAATAATAAATGAAATTATAAATCTTTCATCTGACATAAATATGGTGAATATGTCGCCTTTTAATAGTTCACTTAGATATTTAAGCCTTCATGATTTATCTGGATATAATAGTAATTTTAATGGATTTATGTGGACTGAGTCGGATAAGCCTTGTGATGCAATAGTTGGGGTTGTTGATGATCCGAAGTATCAAGTTCAAAGATTTTTAAGTGTGGATTTTAAAAATGTAGGAAATTTATTTGTATTTGGATCACCTGGAACAGGTAAAAGTAATCTTATTAAAACTCTTATTTATTCTCTATGTTGTGAATATAAAGAAAGCAATTTAAATGTATATATTGTCGATCCTAATACTAGAAATACAGATTGTTTCGGATATGCACCACATGTTAAAAATATAGCATATACAAAAAATGAGATTAATTCTTTATTTAGAAAAATATTGGAAGAATTTGAACTTAGAAAAAAGATATTTGATAATTTAGATATTTCAACAATTGATCAATATAAATTGAGAGTTGGGGAAGAACTACCGAATATAGTTTTAACAATTGATAGTATACAGGAAATTTTAGATGATAAATGGGATTATATGAAATTTATCAGAATGATAGCAAGAGATGGTAAATTTTATGGCATTTATGTTTGCATAACTTCATCTGAGTATGGAAACACAGAAATTAATTTAAGTGAGTATTTTGATAATAAGTTTGTATTGAGATTTAACGACGAGTCCCTATATAAAAAAATATTAGGAAAAGATTATAAGATAGATTCCAAATTTAAAGGAAGAGGTATAGTTAATTATAGTGATTCATTAGGAGAGAGGATTCTTGAATTCCAAATAGCCTTGCCAATGATGAGTAATAATGACGTTGATCTTAACAATAAATTGAAGCGTTTATTTACGCATATGAATGAAGTTAATAATAAAATTTATCTTGGATCAGAAATTATGGATGCATTAGAGTGTGAAGAAATTAAAGAAGATAACTCGAATAATAACGATAATGATCAAGTGAAAAATTTAAATAGTTATTTAAATGATTTTATAGATAATTATAATAATTTGTGTGTTGTATGTGATTTGGAAAATAATGATGATGTTTTGTATGATATAAATAAAGCTGTGGGAGAAAAAGGGATTAAATCTTACTTTTTTCAAAACCGAGATTTAAATGAAAATGAAGTAGAAGAATTAATAAATTGGATGGATTCTATAAGTGACGAGAGTGTTTTTGTTATTATAAGTAATATAGAGGGATTAATATCTTCATGTAATGATAGAATGATTGAGTTATTTAATTCTATTT